The following are encoded in a window of Sphaerisporangium siamense genomic DNA:
- a CDS encoding complex I subunit 1 family protein, whose protein sequence is MGEVTPWWGLFAVPALLVAFALSAVVCDAALSARDAGRPITMGMPVRPLLEVPRLLVAQSRRLPASDVPLWRIGVITVPVAAVLAVLVVPVGNTAVADLAVGVVWFNAMEVLTWAGLWLAGWGPNAVFSLIGGYRFLAQGLAYELPLMFALMTPAIGAESLRVGDIVAAQGRLWFVVWMPLAFVVYLAGVLAFSFFGCFAYPTGRDIAGGLLGEASGADRLLLSAGRWLLLAAGSAMAVPLFLGGGSGPVLPAWTWSVIKTLAVLALLVWVRRRLPLIRADRYVEFAWVVVLPLSILQAFVPALVVLNSR, encoded by the coding sequence ATGGGTGAGGTCACGCCGTGGTGGGGCCTGTTCGCGGTCCCGGCCCTCCTGGTGGCCTTCGCGCTGAGCGCGGTGGTCTGTGACGCCGCGCTGTCCGCGCGGGACGCCGGACGGCCGATCACCATGGGCATGCCGGTCCGTCCCCTGCTGGAAGTGCCGCGCCTCCTCGTGGCGCAATCCCGCCGGCTGCCCGCTTCCGACGTGCCGCTGTGGCGGATCGGCGTGATCACGGTGCCCGTGGCGGCGGTGCTGGCCGTTCTGGTCGTCCCCGTCGGGAACACGGCGGTCGCCGACCTGGCGGTGGGCGTCGTGTGGTTCAACGCGATGGAAGTGCTGACCTGGGCCGGGCTGTGGCTGGCCGGCTGGGGGCCGAACGCCGTGTTCAGCCTCATCGGCGGGTACCGCTTCCTCGCGCAGGGACTCGCGTACGAACTTCCGTTGATGTTCGCGCTCATGACGCCCGCCATCGGGGCCGAGTCGCTGCGGGTCGGCGACATCGTCGCCGCTCAGGGCCGTCTGTGGTTCGTGGTGTGGATGCCGCTGGCGTTCGTGGTGTACCTCGCGGGCGTGCTGGCGTTCAGCTTCTTCGGGTGCTTCGCCTACCCGACCGGCCGGGACATCGCCGGAGGGCTGCTCGGCGAGGCGTCCGGCGCCGACCGGCTGCTGCTGTCGGCGGGCCGGTGGCTGCTGCTGGCGGCGGGATCGGCCATGGCCGTCCCGCTGTTCCTCGGCGGCGGCTCCGGCCCCGTACTGCCCGCCTGGACGTGGTCGGTGATCAAGACCTTGGCCGTGCTCGCCCTGCTGGTCTGGGTACGACGGCGGCTCCCGTTGATCCGCGCCGACCGCTATGTGGAGTTCGCCTGGGTTGTCGTCCTGCCGTTGTCCATCCTTCAGGCGTTCGTCCCGGCGCTGGTCGTCCTGAACAGCCGTTAG
- a CDS encoding NADH-quinone oxidoreductase subunit J family protein, translating to MALVVVASFWVLGVLALVSGGLVFRFTSMARATIALLTSLICVGGEVVLLGLPYLGVVTILMMVMEMAIMAVFMIAYMMNPAGLTPMSMLHNKGGSLAVSGTVFVALAAGIFLVPWPRRAGSPPPDTTFQVGESLMGAQMLTMIVLGFALLATIVGAIVLSTRRGRYDRFGDDLDRRPPRDPAGGGVGR from the coding sequence GTGGCACTCGTGGTGGTGGCGTCGTTCTGGGTCCTCGGGGTGCTGGCCCTGGTCAGCGGCGGGCTGGTGTTCCGCTTCACCTCCATGGCCAGGGCGACGATCGCCCTGCTGACGTCGCTGATCTGCGTGGGCGGCGAGGTGGTGCTGCTGGGACTGCCGTACCTGGGGGTCGTCACCATCCTGATGATGGTCATGGAGATGGCCATCATGGCGGTGTTCATGATCGCTTACATGATGAACCCGGCGGGCCTGACGCCGATGTCGATGTTGCACAACAAAGGCGGCTCCCTGGCCGTCAGCGGCACCGTCTTCGTGGCGCTGGCCGCCGGGATCTTCCTGGTGCCCTGGCCGCGGCGGGCCGGCTCGCCGCCGCCGGACACGACGTTCCAGGTGGGCGAGTCCCTCATGGGGGCGCAGATGCTGACGATGATCGTGCTCGGGTTCGCCCTGCTGGCCACGATCGTGGGCGCGATCGTGCTGTCCACCCGCCGCGGACGCTACGACCGGTTCGGCGACGACCTCGACCGGCGCCCGCCGCGTGACCCCGCCGGCGGAGGGGTGGGCCGATGA